The proteins below come from a single Streptomyces sp. SCSIO 75703 genomic window:
- the hutU gene encoding urocanate hydratase yields MSGPRPSEARPVRAPRGTLRTARGWPQEAALRMLRNNLDPEVAEHPDRLVVYGGTGKAARDWRSFDAMVRTLEGLGQDETMLVQSGRPVGVMQTHEWAPRVLIANSNLVGDWATWEEFRRLEALGLTMYGQMTAGSWIYIGTQGILQGTYETFAAVAAKRFGGTLAGTITLTAGLGGMGGAQPLAVTMNDGVVICVDCDPRAIDRRIEHRYLDVRADSLDHALHLATEARDRRAPLSIGVLGNAADAVPRLLAMGAPVDIVTDQTSAHDPLAYLPTGIAFEDMADAAAKDPAGFTTRARESMARHVEAMVGFQDAGAEVFDYGNSIRGEARLAGYDRAFAFPGFVPAYIRPLFCEGKGPFRWAALSGDPADIARTDRAILDLFPENESLARWIRLAGERVHFQGLPARICWLGYGERDKAGERFNDMVASGELAAPVVIGRDHLDCGSVASPYRETEAMRDGSDAIADWPLLNAMVNVASGASWVSIHHGGGVGMGRSLHAGQVTVADGTPLAGEKIRRVLTNDPGMGVIRHVDAGYESAEAVADERGVRVPMREGGGAREGDGA; encoded by the coding sequence ATGTCCGGACCCCGCCCATCCGAGGCCCGCCCCGTCAGGGCGCCCCGCGGCACCCTGCGCACCGCCCGGGGCTGGCCGCAGGAGGCCGCGCTGCGGATGCTGCGGAACAACCTCGACCCCGAGGTCGCCGAACACCCCGACCGGCTCGTCGTCTACGGCGGCACCGGCAAGGCGGCCCGCGACTGGCGCTCCTTCGACGCCATGGTCCGCACCCTGGAGGGGCTCGGGCAGGACGAGACGATGCTCGTCCAGTCCGGCCGCCCGGTCGGCGTCATGCAGACCCACGAGTGGGCCCCGCGCGTGCTGATCGCCAACTCCAACCTCGTCGGCGACTGGGCCACCTGGGAGGAGTTCCGCCGCCTGGAGGCCCTGGGCCTGACCATGTACGGGCAGATGACCGCCGGCTCCTGGATCTACATCGGCACCCAGGGCATCCTCCAGGGCACCTACGAGACCTTCGCCGCCGTCGCCGCCAAGCGCTTCGGCGGGACCCTCGCCGGCACCATCACCCTCACCGCCGGGCTCGGCGGCATGGGCGGCGCCCAGCCCCTCGCCGTCACCATGAACGACGGCGTCGTCATCTGCGTCGACTGCGACCCGCGCGCCATCGACCGGCGCATCGAGCACCGCTACCTCGACGTCCGCGCCGACTCCCTCGACCACGCTCTCCACCTCGCCACCGAGGCCCGCGACCGGCGCGCCCCGCTGTCCATCGGCGTCCTCGGCAACGCCGCCGACGCGGTGCCGCGCCTGCTCGCCATGGGCGCCCCCGTCGACATCGTCACCGACCAGACCTCGGCCCACGACCCGCTCGCCTACCTGCCCACCGGCATCGCCTTCGAGGACATGGCCGACGCCGCCGCCAAGGACCCGGCCGGCTTCACCACCCGCGCCCGCGAGTCCATGGCCCGCCACGTCGAGGCCATGGTCGGCTTCCAGGACGCCGGTGCCGAGGTCTTCGACTACGGCAACTCGATCCGCGGCGAGGCCCGGCTCGCCGGGTACGACCGCGCCTTCGCCTTCCCCGGCTTCGTCCCCGCCTACATCCGCCCCCTCTTCTGCGAGGGCAAGGGCCCCTTCCGCTGGGCCGCCCTCTCCGGCGACCCCGCCGACATCGCCAGGACCGACCGCGCGATCCTCGACCTCTTCCCCGAGAACGAGTCGCTGGCCCGCTGGATCAGGCTCGCCGGCGAACGCGTCCACTTCCAGGGCCTGCCCGCCCGCATCTGCTGGCTCGGCTACGGCGAACGCGACAAGGCCGGCGAACGCTTCAACGACATGGTCGCGAGCGGTGAGCTGGCCGCCCCCGTCGTCATCGGCCGCGACCACCTCGACTGCGGCTCCGTCGCCTCCCCCTACCGCGAGACCGAGGCCATGCGCGACGGCTCCGACGCCATCGCCGACTGGCCGCTGCTCAACGCCATGGTCAACGTGGCCTCCGGCGCCTCCTGGGTCTCGATCCACCACGGCGGCGGCGTCGGCATGGGCCGCTCGCTGCACGCCGGACAGGTCACCGTCGCCGACGGCACCCCGCTCGCCGGGGAGAAGATCCGCCGGGTGCTCACCAACGACCCCGGCATGGGCGTCATCCGCCACGTCGACGCCGGTTACGAGAGCGCCGAGGCCGTCGCCGACGAGCGGGGCGTGCGGGTGCCGATGCGTGAGGGCGGCGGCGCGCGCGAGGGTGACGGCGCGTGA
- a CDS encoding allantoate amidohydrolase — protein sequence MSFHSMWAELLPIGRSPASGGYHRFAWTAADADCRAWFRRQAEDRGLAYETDRNGNQWAWLGDPAAGNAVVTGSHLDSVPDGGAFDGPLGVVSAFAALDELRARGVRLTRPLGIVNFGDEEGARFGLACVGSRLSAGALTAEQAHRLTDADGITLPRAMEAAGHDPDTLGPDPERLARIGAFVELHVEQGRALDLSGDRVGIASAIWPHGRWRFDFRGEANHAGTTRLDDRRDPMQPYAETVLAARREARLAGALATFGKIAVEPNAVNAVPSLVRGWLDSRAADQESLDTVVAGVEKAAREHAAAHGVDLDVVRESFSPVVEFDHALRDELARILGATADAPVPVLGTGAGHDAGILSGRVPTAMLFVRNPTGVSHSPAEFAAEDDCLAGVAALADVLEGLART from the coding sequence GTGAGCTTCCACAGCATGTGGGCGGAGCTGCTGCCCATCGGCCGCAGCCCCGCCTCCGGCGGCTACCACCGCTTCGCCTGGACCGCCGCCGACGCCGACTGCCGGGCCTGGTTCCGGCGGCAGGCCGAGGACCGCGGCCTCGCCTACGAGACCGACCGCAACGGCAACCAGTGGGCCTGGCTCGGCGACCCGGCCGCCGGGAACGCCGTCGTCACCGGCTCCCACCTGGACTCCGTCCCCGACGGCGGCGCCTTCGACGGGCCCCTCGGGGTCGTCTCCGCCTTCGCCGCCCTCGACGAACTCCGCGCCCGGGGCGTCCGGCTCACCCGGCCGCTCGGCATCGTCAACTTCGGCGACGAGGAGGGCGCCCGTTTCGGCCTCGCCTGCGTCGGCTCCCGCCTGAGCGCCGGAGCGCTCACCGCCGAACAGGCCCACCGCCTGACCGACGCCGACGGCATCACCCTCCCGCGCGCCATGGAGGCCGCCGGCCACGACCCGGACACCCTCGGCCCCGACCCCGAACGCCTCGCCCGCATCGGCGCCTTCGTCGAACTCCACGTCGAGCAGGGCCGCGCCCTGGACCTGTCCGGCGACCGGGTCGGTATCGCCTCCGCGATCTGGCCGCACGGCCGCTGGCGGTTCGACTTCCGCGGCGAGGCCAACCACGCCGGCACCACCCGCCTCGACGACCGCCGCGACCCGATGCAGCCCTACGCCGAGACCGTCCTCGCCGCCCGCCGCGAGGCCCGGCTCGCCGGCGCCCTCGCCACCTTCGGCAAGATCGCCGTCGAGCCGAACGCCGTCAACGCCGTCCCCTCCCTCGTACGCGGCTGGCTCGACTCCCGCGCCGCCGACCAGGAGAGCCTGGACACCGTGGTCGCCGGCGTCGAGAAGGCCGCCCGCGAACACGCCGCCGCGCACGGCGTCGACCTCGACGTCGTCCGCGAGTCCTTCAGCCCCGTCGTCGAGTTCGACCACGCCCTGCGCGACGAACTCGCCCGCATCCTGGGCGCGACGGCCGACGCGCCCGTGCCCGTCCTCGGCACCGGCGCCGGACACGACGCCGGAATCCTCTCCGGACGCGTCCCGACCGCCATGCTGTTCGTGCGCAACCCCACCGGCGTCTCCCACTCCCCGGCCGAGTTCGCCGCCGAGGACGACTGCCTGGCCGGGGTCGCCGCGCTCGCCGACGTACTGGAAGGACTGGCCCGCACGTGA
- a CDS encoding formimidoylglutamate deiminase, with protein MNPTPRTYWLEHAWLGTHVEPGVAVDVRDGRVASVRTGVPAPPPGAEPLRGLTLPGLANAHSHAFHRALRGIVQTGSGGGAPARPGETNAAGAERAPDSFWAWRDVMYAVADKLTPDSYFSLARAAYAEMALAGITAVGEFHYVHHAPGGARYADPNAMGEALIEAAAEAGIRITLLDTCYLAAGFGRGPDPHQLRFSDGTADAWAERCALLRERDHARIGAALHSVRAVPADQMATVARWAEERQAPLHVHLSEQPAENDACREAHGRTPARLLADHGVLGPRTTAVHATHLTDEDIALLGGSTTGTCMCPTTERDLADGIGPAVALQRAGSPLSLGSDSHAVVDLLEEARAMELNERLRTRTRGHWTAAALLRAATADGHAALGWPEAGRIGTGAPADLTTLALDSVRTAGPPPRLGAETAVFAATAADVRHTVVGGRHVVRDGAHTLVPDVPRELARAVGALHA; from the coding sequence GTGAACCCCACCCCGCGCACGTACTGGCTGGAGCACGCCTGGCTCGGCACCCACGTCGAGCCGGGCGTCGCCGTGGACGTACGGGACGGACGCGTCGCCTCCGTCCGCACCGGCGTGCCCGCCCCGCCGCCCGGCGCCGAGCCCCTGCGCGGACTGACCCTGCCCGGACTGGCGAACGCCCACTCCCACGCCTTCCACCGGGCGCTGCGCGGCATCGTCCAGACCGGCTCCGGCGGGGGAGCACCCGCGCGCCCGGGGGAGACGAACGCCGCGGGCGCCGAGCGGGCGCCGGACTCCTTCTGGGCCTGGCGCGACGTCATGTACGCCGTCGCGGACAAGCTCACCCCGGACAGCTACTTCTCGCTCGCCCGCGCCGCCTACGCCGAGATGGCGCTGGCCGGCATCACCGCCGTCGGCGAGTTCCACTACGTCCACCACGCCCCCGGCGGCGCCCGCTACGCCGACCCCAACGCCATGGGCGAGGCCCTGATCGAGGCCGCCGCCGAGGCCGGCATCCGCATCACCCTCCTCGACACCTGCTACCTCGCGGCCGGTTTCGGGCGCGGCCCCGACCCCCACCAGCTCCGCTTCTCCGACGGCACCGCCGATGCCTGGGCGGAACGCTGCGCGCTCCTCCGGGAGCGGGACCACGCGCGGATCGGCGCCGCCCTCCACTCCGTACGGGCCGTGCCCGCCGACCAGATGGCGACCGTGGCGCGGTGGGCGGAGGAACGGCAGGCTCCGCTCCACGTCCACCTCTCCGAGCAGCCCGCCGAGAACGACGCCTGCCGCGAGGCCCACGGACGCACCCCCGCCCGGCTCCTCGCCGACCACGGCGTGCTGGGACCGCGCACCACCGCCGTCCACGCCACCCACCTCACCGACGAGGACATCGCCCTGCTCGGTGGCAGCACCACTGGCACCTGCATGTGCCCCACCACCGAACGGGACCTCGCCGACGGCATCGGGCCGGCCGTCGCCCTCCAGCGGGCCGGCTCGCCGCTCTCCCTCGGCTCCGACAGCCACGCCGTCGTCGACCTGCTCGAAGAGGCCCGCGCGATGGAGCTGAACGAGCGCCTGCGCACCCGTACCCGCGGGCACTGGACGGCCGCCGCCCTGCTGCGAGCCGCCACCGCCGACGGACACGCCGCGCTCGGCTGGCCCGAGGCGGGGCGCATCGGGACCGGCGCCCCGGCCGACCTCACCACCCTCGCCCTGGACTCGGTCAGAACGGCCGGGCCGCCGCCACGGCTGGGCGCCGAGACGGCCGTATTCGCGGCCACGGCCGCCGACGTCCGGCACACGGTGGTGGGCGGCCGGCACGTGGTGCGCGACGGGGCGCACACCCTCGTCCCCGACGTGCCCCGCGAACTGGCGCGGGCCGTGGGCGCCCTGCACGCCTGA
- the hutI gene encoding imidazolonepropionase, translating to MSSSTAITHIAALVTNDPSLRDGDPLGLVRDAAVVIDGDRVVWTGETRKAPATDNRVDAGGRAVLPGFVDSHSHLVFAGDRTEEFNARMSGRPYSAGGIRTTVAATRAATDAELEATLVRHLREALRQGTTTLETKSGYGLTVDDEARALRIAAHHTDEVTYLGAHIVAPEYADDPAGYVALVTGEMLDACAPHAGWIDVFCERGAFDGDQARAILTAGRERGLRPRVHANQLTHGPGVQLAVELDAASADHCTHLTDADVDALAHGGTVATLLPGAEFSTRAPWPDARRLLDAGATVALSTDCNPGSSFTSSVPFCVALAVRDMGMTPDEAVWSATAGGAAALRRDDVGRLVPGAYADLVLLDAPSHVHLAYRPGVPLVTGVWRRGVRVV from the coding sequence ATGAGCAGCAGCACCGCCATCACCCACATCGCCGCGCTGGTCACCAACGACCCCTCCCTCCGTGACGGCGACCCCCTCGGACTGGTCCGCGACGCGGCCGTCGTCATCGACGGCGACCGCGTCGTGTGGACCGGTGAGACCAGGAAAGCACCCGCCACCGACAACCGGGTCGACGCGGGCGGCCGGGCGGTCCTGCCCGGCTTCGTCGACAGCCACTCCCACCTGGTCTTCGCGGGCGACCGCACCGAGGAGTTCAACGCCCGCATGTCCGGCCGCCCCTACAGCGCCGGCGGCATCCGCACCACCGTCGCCGCCACCCGCGCCGCCACCGACGCCGAACTGGAGGCGACCCTCGTGCGGCACCTGCGGGAGGCGCTGCGCCAGGGCACCACGACCCTGGAGACCAAGTCCGGCTACGGGCTGACCGTCGACGACGAGGCCCGCGCCCTGCGCATCGCCGCCCACCACACCGACGAGGTCACCTACCTCGGCGCCCACATCGTCGCCCCCGAGTACGCCGACGACCCCGCCGGCTACGTCGCCCTGGTCACCGGCGAGATGCTGGACGCCTGCGCCCCGCACGCCGGCTGGATCGACGTCTTCTGCGAACGCGGCGCCTTCGACGGCGACCAGGCGCGCGCCATCCTCACCGCCGGCCGGGAACGGGGCCTGCGCCCGCGCGTCCACGCCAACCAGCTCACCCACGGGCCCGGCGTCCAGCTCGCCGTCGAACTCGACGCGGCCAGCGCCGACCACTGCACCCACCTCACCGACGCCGACGTCGACGCCCTCGCGCACGGCGGCACGGTGGCGACCCTGCTGCCGGGCGCCGAGTTCTCCACCCGCGCCCCCTGGCCCGACGCCCGGCGGCTGCTCGACGCGGGCGCGACGGTGGCGCTGTCGACGGACTGCAACCCGGGCTCCTCGTTCACCTCGTCCGTGCCCTTCTGCGTCGCGCTCGCGGTACGGGACATGGGGATGACGCCGGACGAGGCGGTCTGGTCGGCCACCGCGGGCGGCGCGGCGGCCCTGCGCCGGGACGACGTGGGGCGCCTGGTCCCGGGCGCGTACGCGGACCTGGTCCTGCTGGACGCGCCGAGCCACGTGCACCTGGCCTACCGGCCGGGCGTGCCGCTCGTCACCGGGGTGTGGCGGCGCGGCGTGCGGGTGGTGTGA
- a CDS encoding RNA polymerase sigma factor SigF, with translation MEDIMSPRLDGSPTHKATSTPPPEHLEPIAHLDAVVDPDDALAGLPDIPAYDEVAPADARALSKTLFERLESLEEGTHEYAYVRNTLVELNLALVKFAASRFRSRSEPMEDIIQVGTIGLIKAIDRFELSRGVEFPTFAMPTIIGEIKRFFRDTSWSVRVPRRLQELRLDLAKAGDELAQRLDRAPTVSELAEHLGLSRDEVVEGMAASNAYTASSLDAQPEEDDAEGALADRIGYEDHGLEGIEYVESLKPLIAELPPRDRKILSLRFVAGMTQSEIGDELGISQMHVSRLLSRTLVRLRKGLTVEE, from the coding sequence ATGGAGGACATCATGTCACCCCGGCTCGACGGATCGCCTACCCACAAAGCGACGTCGACACCCCCTCCGGAACATCTGGAACCCATCGCGCATCTCGACGCGGTCGTCGACCCCGACGACGCCCTCGCGGGGCTTCCGGACATCCCCGCTTACGACGAGGTCGCTCCGGCGGACGCACGGGCCCTGTCCAAGACCCTCTTCGAGCGGCTGGAGTCGCTGGAGGAAGGCACCCACGAATACGCCTACGTACGCAACACGCTCGTCGAGCTGAACCTCGCGCTGGTCAAGTTCGCCGCCTCCCGCTTCCGCTCGCGCAGCGAGCCCATGGAGGACATCATCCAGGTCGGCACGATCGGCCTGATCAAGGCGATCGACCGCTTCGAACTGTCCCGGGGCGTCGAGTTCCCCACGTTCGCCATGCCGACCATCATCGGCGAGATCAAGCGCTTCTTCCGCGACACGTCGTGGTCCGTGCGCGTACCGCGGCGGCTCCAGGAACTCCGTCTCGACCTGGCCAAGGCCGGGGACGAGCTGGCCCAGCGGCTGGACCGCGCGCCCACGGTGAGCGAACTCGCCGAGCACCTCGGCCTCTCGCGCGACGAGGTCGTCGAGGGCATGGCGGCGTCCAACGCCTACACCGCCTCCTCCCTCGACGCCCAGCCCGAGGAGGACGACGCCGAGGGCGCGCTCGCCGACCGGATCGGCTACGAGGACCACGGCCTCGAAGGCATCGAGTACGTCGAGTCGTTGAAGCCCCTGATCGCCGAACTGCCGCCCCGGGACCGGAAGATCCTCTCCCTCCGGTTCGTCGCGGGCATGACCCAGTCCGAGATCGGCGACGAACTCGGCATCTCCCAGATGCACGTGTCCCGGCTGCTGTCGCGGACGCTGGTACGGCTGCGCAAGGGGTTGACGGTCGAGGAGTGA
- a CDS encoding STAS domain-containing protein translates to MDRGTVGSAQSGRLLVEVREEGSSAVVTPAGELDHHTADLLREPLEECVAKGFSRLVVDCSRLEFCDSTGLNVLLGARLKAEAAGGGVHLVGMQPVVARVFEITGAEAVFTLHDTLADALPGETG, encoded by the coding sequence ATGGACCGCGGGACGGTCGGCAGCGCACAGTCGGGCCGGCTTCTGGTGGAGGTGCGGGAAGAGGGCTCCAGCGCCGTCGTGACTCCGGCGGGTGAGCTGGATCACCACACCGCAGATCTGCTGCGGGAGCCGCTGGAGGAGTGTGTCGCCAAGGGGTTCAGCCGGCTCGTCGTCGACTGCTCGCGCCTGGAGTTCTGTGACTCCACGGGACTCAACGTCCTGCTCGGCGCGCGGTTGAAGGCGGAGGCGGCGGGGGGCGGCGTCCATCTCGTGGGCATGCAGCCCGTGGTGGCCCGCGTGTTCGAGATCACGGGGGCCGAGGCGGTCTTCACCCTGCACGACACGCTGGCGGACGCCCTGCCGGGCGAGACCGGCTGA
- a CDS encoding ATP-binding protein, which yields MSTTRPYSPGDRGPEPGGASGASEGGVSGTGKSEGGAQMSGTHLSAGPGGPVAAQPAPGGAPRADGARPAGTGPGRQVRRLSFDGQSGVVPLARDFTRQALHAWGWLPSATADQRAAAEDVLLVVSELVTNACLHAEGPDELWITCDRKVIRLEVSDRGTGQPAPRTPHRAGRPGGHGMFIVQRLCLDWGVVRTPGVAGKRVWAELGAPA from the coding sequence ATGAGCACCACCCGGCCCTACTCGCCGGGCGACCGCGGTCCGGAGCCCGGCGGCGCTTCCGGGGCGTCCGAGGGGGGCGTGTCCGGGACGGGGAAGTCCGAGGGGGGCGCGCAGATGTCCGGTACACACCTGTCCGCGGGGCCCGGTGGGCCCGTGGCGGCGCAGCCGGCCCCGGGCGGAGCGCCCCGGGCGGACGGCGCGCGGCCGGCCGGTACCGGCCCGGGCCGGCAGGTCCGCAGACTGAGCTTCGACGGGCAGAGCGGCGTCGTGCCGCTGGCCCGCGACTTCACCCGCCAGGCCCTGCACGCGTGGGGCTGGCTGCCCTCCGCCACCGCGGACCAGCGCGCCGCCGCCGAGGACGTGCTCCTCGTCGTCTCCGAGCTGGTCACCAACGCCTGCCTGCACGCCGAGGGGCCGGACGAGCTGTGGATCACCTGCGACCGCAAGGTGATCCGGCTGGAGGTCTCCGACCGCGGTACGGGCCAGCCGGCCCCGCGCACCCCGCACCGCGCGGGACGCCCCGGCGGCCACGGCATGTTCATCGTGCAGCGCCTCTGCCTGGACTGGGGCGTCGTCCGCACCCCGGGCGTCGCCGGCAAACGCGTCTGGGCGGAACTGGGCGCACCGGCGTAG
- a CDS encoding oligopeptide:H+ symporter, whose protein sequence is MASSLTKDSVQPGTPGSEKTFFGHPRGLATLFMTEMWERFSYYGMRALLPLYLVAPGGLHMSAATATAIYSVYVSLVYLLAMPGGWFGDRVWGPRKTVAIAGGIIMLGHLTLALPASGTFFAGLGLVAIGSGLLKANISTMVGQLYHGPDDARRDGGFTVFYMGINLGAFAAPLVIGTVGESVNWHLGFALAAVGMGLGVVQFLLGSRHLDPRSSVVPKPLSAQEKVSTLRKAAFWAALAVVFYAIVGFSGHYTLKWILVPLTLLGVIIPVMVLARIKRDKELDRSEQSKMSAYIWFFVAAAVFWMIYDQGGSTLSIFADSSAENSVLGWNFPVSWYQSINPVLIMSLAPVFAWVWLALNRRGKEPSTIVKFASGLVLVGVSFFLFLAPLSIAGDGHKAAAMWLVAIYFVQTCGELLLSPVGLSVTTKMAPAKYASQMMGVWFLAVTAGDATTGLLSLFGVDLDRTGIVGMEATLAVVAGLAVWVYRKRVKELMGDIR, encoded by the coding sequence ATGGCGTCCAGCCTGACGAAGGACTCGGTCCAGCCGGGCACACCCGGCTCCGAGAAGACCTTCTTCGGCCACCCCCGCGGACTGGCCACTCTCTTCATGACCGAGATGTGGGAGCGTTTCTCCTACTACGGCATGAGGGCCCTCCTGCCGCTGTACCTGGTCGCCCCGGGCGGCCTGCACATGAGCGCCGCCACGGCCACCGCGATCTACTCGGTGTACGTGTCGCTGGTGTACCTGCTCGCCATGCCGGGCGGCTGGTTCGGCGACCGTGTGTGGGGCCCCCGCAAGACCGTCGCCATCGCCGGCGGCATCATCATGCTCGGCCACCTGACGCTGGCCCTGCCCGCGTCCGGCACCTTCTTCGCCGGGCTCGGCCTGGTGGCGATCGGCTCGGGCCTGCTCAAGGCCAACATCTCCACGATGGTCGGCCAGCTCTACCACGGCCCCGACGACGCGCGCCGCGACGGTGGCTTCACCGTCTTCTACATGGGCATCAACCTGGGCGCCTTCGCGGCGCCGCTGGTGATCGGCACCGTCGGCGAGAGCGTCAACTGGCACCTGGGCTTCGCCCTGGCCGCGGTCGGCATGGGTCTGGGCGTGGTCCAGTTCCTGCTGGGCAGCCGCCACCTGGACCCGCGTTCCAGCGTCGTGCCGAAGCCGCTGTCCGCCCAGGAGAAGGTGTCGACGCTGCGCAAGGCCGCCTTCTGGGCCGCCCTCGCCGTCGTCTTCTACGCGATCGTCGGCTTCAGCGGCCACTACACGCTGAAGTGGATCCTGGTCCCGCTGACCCTGCTCGGTGTGATCATCCCGGTGATGGTGCTGGCGCGCATCAAGCGCGACAAGGAACTGGACCGCTCCGAGCAGTCCAAGATGTCCGCGTACATCTGGTTCTTCGTGGCCGCCGCGGTCTTCTGGATGATCTACGACCAGGGCGGCTCGACGCTGTCGATCTTCGCCGACTCCTCGGCCGAGAACAGCGTCCTGGGCTGGAACTTCCCGGTCTCCTGGTACCAGTCGATCAACCCGGTGCTGATCATGTCGCTGGCCCCGGTCTTCGCCTGGGTCTGGCTGGCGCTGAACCGGCGCGGCAAGGAGCCGAGCACGATCGTGAAGTTCGCCTCCGGCCTGGTGCTGGTCGGCGTCTCCTTCTTCCTCTTCCTGGCCCCGCTGAGCATCGCGGGCGACGGCCACAAGGCCGCGGCGATGTGGCTGGTGGCGATCTACTTCGTCCAGACCTGTGGTGAGCTGCTGCTCTCCCCGGTCGGCCTGTCGGTGACGACGAAGATGGCGCCGGCGAAGTACGCCTCGCAGATGATGGGCGTCTGGTTCCTGGCCGTCACCGCGGGCGACGCCACGACCGGCCTGCTGTCCCTCTTCGGGGTCGACCTGGACAGGACCGGCATCGTCGGCATGGAGGCCACGCTCGCCGTGGTCGCCGGACTCGCGGTGTGGGTGTACCGCAAGCGGGTCAAGGAGCTGATGGGCGACATCCGCTGA
- a CDS encoding response regulator transcription factor: MTRVLLAEDDASISEPLARALRREGYEVEVREDGPAALDAGMQGGVDLVVLDLGLPGMDGLEVARRLRSEGHTVPILILTARADEVDTVVGLDAGADDYVTKPFRLAELLARVRALLRRGAAEPQQPPATHGVRIDVESHRAWMGDEELQLTAKEFDLLRVLVRDAGRVVTRDQLMREVWDTTWWSSTKTLDMHISWLRKKLGDDAANPRYIATVRGVGFRFEKS, translated from the coding sequence ATGACCCGTGTACTGCTCGCCGAGGACGACGCGTCCATCTCGGAGCCGCTGGCCCGCGCACTGCGCCGGGAAGGGTACGAGGTCGAGGTGCGTGAGGACGGACCCGCCGCGCTGGACGCCGGGATGCAGGGCGGTGTCGACCTGGTCGTGCTCGACCTGGGGCTGCCCGGCATGGACGGGCTGGAGGTCGCGCGCCGGCTGCGCTCCGAGGGCCACACCGTGCCGATCCTCATCCTGACCGCCCGCGCCGACGAGGTGGACACCGTGGTCGGCCTGGACGCGGGCGCCGACGACTACGTCACCAAGCCCTTCCGCCTCGCCGAGCTGCTCGCCCGGGTCCGGGCCCTGCTGCGGCGCGGCGCCGCCGAGCCCCAGCAGCCGCCCGCCACGCACGGCGTGCGCATCGACGTCGAGTCGCACCGGGCCTGGATGGGCGACGAGGAGCTCCAGCTCACCGCGAAGGAGTTCGACCTGCTGCGCGTGCTCGTGCGCGACGCCGGCCGGGTCGTCACCCGCGACCAGCTCATGCGGGAGGTCTGGGACACCACCTGGTGGTCCTCGACCAAGACCCTCGACATGCACATCTCCTGGCTGCGCAAGAAGCTGGGCGACGACGCGGCGAACCCCCGCTACATCGCCACGGTGCGCGGCGTGGGCTTCCGCTTCGAGAAGAGCTGA